In one Leptospiraceae bacterium genomic region, the following are encoded:
- a CDS encoding chemotaxis response regulator protein-glutamate methylesterase, with translation MNDEKIKVFIIDDQKIVRNIIKKILSSDPDFVVVGEASNPYEASELIPDAEPDVLTLDVEMPRMDGVEFLKKLMPQYPIAVLMLSSTTEEGSEKAITAMKYGAVDFITKPDGMILKLEAIQDELIHKLKIAAKIDIEKFLYQLELKKKYSLPNKTSGKKNAYKYIAMGASTGGVTAIRQILSDIPKRFPGIIIVQHMPAGFTNNFAKSVSKEFDLNVQEAKNEDILEDGKIYIAPGDYHVVLKRKQGKCVINLLSTDKVNGHRPSVDVLFHSIAENNLAPETLAVILTGMGADGAKGMLALRNAGSKTIGQDEVSSLIYGMPKVANDIGGVDEQISLTQIASKMKYYINYSEYGR, from the coding sequence ATGAATGATGAAAAAATAAAAGTATTTATCATAGACGATCAAAAGATAGTTCGAAATATTATAAAAAAAATTCTTTCTTCTGATCCGGACTTTGTGGTAGTAGGAGAAGCTTCTAATCCCTATGAAGCCAGTGAACTAATACCTGATGCTGAACCGGATGTGCTGACTCTCGATGTGGAGATGCCGAGAATGGATGGAGTAGAGTTTTTGAAAAAGCTTATGCCTCAATATCCCATAGCTGTGTTGATGTTGAGTAGCACAACCGAGGAAGGTTCCGAAAAAGCGATTACTGCCATGAAATATGGTGCGGTGGATTTTATTACAAAACCGGATGGGATGATTCTAAAACTTGAAGCTATTCAGGATGAGTTAATCCATAAGCTTAAGATTGCAGCTAAAATTGACATCGAGAAATTTCTCTATCAATTAGAACTGAAAAAGAAATATTCATTACCGAACAAAACAAGTGGGAAAAAAAATGCCTATAAGTATATCGCGATGGGAGCATCTACCGGTGGGGTAACTGCTATTCGCCAGATTCTTTCTGATATACCGAAGCGATTTCCGGGTATTATTATTGTTCAACACATGCCGGCGGGTTTTACGAATAACTTCGCAAAAAGTGTTTCTAAGGAGTTTGATTTAAATGTACAGGAAGCCAAGAATGAAGACATATTAGAAGATGGTAAAATTTATATAGCACCCGGTGATTACCACGTTGTTTTAAAAAGAAAGCAAGGAAAGTGTGTGATTAACTTACTCAGTACGGATAAGGTAAACGGTCATAGACCATCGGTAGATGTTTTATTCCATTCTATTGCTGAAAATAATTTGGCCCCTGAGACCCTGGCGGTGATTTTAACCGGAATGGGAGCAGATGGAGCCAAAGGGATGTTAGCTCTTAGAAATGCGGGTTCCAAAACAATAGGTCAGGATGAAGTTTCCTCCTTAATTTATGGTATGCCCAAGGTAGCGAATGATATTGGTGGTGTTGATGAACAGATATCATTAACCCAAATTGCTTCGAAGATGAAGTATTATATTAATTATTCCGAATATGGCAGATAG
- a CDS encoding ATP-binding protein has protein sequence MADSLLIYTTSLELERRIESYLKNSEYKCEFCRDFEGLKLKLNNEEEYLLVYDLLTDEKTEQQNLQEIASSFPTQLIVLLFDKRNNVDVMRLVNSYNIYDIIQEPISESGFLLDIKRAMHFNKVLSKFENYNLSEKRLFESIIQIFDWRRELDTKKVDSIASELIHQINISFLHGSGIGSLISSLSIFFTKAKLDEEKGHYYIPSKLFHLLKDEYSEILSLTESLSESQSIIAEKEMYGNVVKIQEVYNQIIQWAYDMGSFKQIKSQEIVTGVFPAHIENKTIIWNPHRMKLAIEELLINAMKYSHEKDIIYLLIVYDKPFLGIRILNPAYRNEDGSIGIHDKNAHKVFEPFFRLSSVVDDRYLQETFRFGLGLTIVKKIIDLHGAGISIFTVEDHMRKSENKKDVCVWLRFPILEDKEN, from the coding sequence ATGGCAGATAGTCTTCTCATTTATACTACATCGCTCGAGCTTGAAAGGAGGATCGAATCATACTTAAAAAATTCAGAATATAAGTGTGAATTCTGTCGGGACTTTGAAGGTTTAAAGTTAAAGCTGAATAATGAGGAAGAGTATTTACTGGTATATGATTTACTTACAGATGAAAAGACGGAACAACAAAACTTACAGGAAATAGCAAGTTCGTTTCCAACCCAGTTAATTGTCTTGCTATTTGATAAGAGAAATAATGTGGATGTTATGAGACTGGTTAACTCCTATAATATTTATGATATTATTCAGGAGCCAATTTCGGAATCTGGATTTTTGTTAGATATCAAAAGAGCCATGCATTTCAATAAGGTCCTTTCGAAATTTGAAAATTATAATTTAAGCGAGAAGCGCTTATTTGAGTCTATTATCCAAATTTTTGACTGGAGAAGAGAGCTTGATACAAAAAAAGTAGATTCTATTGCCAGTGAGTTGATTCACCAGATTAATATTAGTTTTTTACATGGTAGTGGTATTGGTTCTTTGATTAGTTCTTTAAGTATTTTCTTTACCAAAGCGAAGTTAGATGAGGAGAAAGGTCATTATTATATTCCTTCAAAGCTTTTTCATTTATTAAAAGATGAATATTCAGAAATTCTTAGTCTTACCGAAAGTCTTTCTGAGTCCCAGTCTATCATTGCAGAAAAAGAAATGTACGGGAATGTCGTTAAAATTCAGGAAGTATATAACCAAATTATTCAATGGGCCTATGATATGGGATCTTTTAAGCAAATAAAGAGTCAGGAAATTGTGACAGGAGTTTTCCCGGCTCACATTGAAAATAAAACGATTATTTGGAATCCTCATAGGATGAAATTGGCGATTGAGGAATTACTTATCAATGCCATGAAGTATTCCCATGAAAAAGATATTATTTATTTATTGATTGTATATGATAAACCTTTTCTCGGGATTCGAATCTTAAACCCTGCCTATAGAAATGAAGATGGTAGTATTGGAATTCATGATAAGAATGCTCATAAGGTATTTGAACCTTTTTTTCGTTTATCAAGTGTTGTAGATGATAGATATTTACAGGAGACCTTTCGGTTCGGACTCGGGCTTACGATAGTTAAAAAAATTATTGATTTACACGGTGCGGGAATTTCTATTTTTACTGTTGAAGATCATATGCGAAAAAGTGAGAATAAGAAAGATGTATGCGTCTGGTTACGTTTTCCCATATTAGAGGACAAAGAAAATTGA
- a CDS encoding response regulator produces MKKVLIVDDAPMVLKILDMALSMEGYEVTKAGNGNEALDRIKEQKFDVGIFDVNMPGMTGIELIPKALSLPNGKDMQIVMLTTESSQEMQKQARDAGASAWIIKPFKNDDLINLLGELLED; encoded by the coding sequence ATGAAAAAAGTTCTGATAGTAGATGATGCACCTATGGTTTTAAAGATACTGGATATGGCTTTGAGTATGGAAGGTTATGAAGTAACAAAAGCAGGGAATGGTAACGAAGCCTTAGATAGAATTAAAGAACAGAAATTTGATGTAGGAATATTTGATGTAAATATGCCGGGTATGACCGGTATTGAGTTAATCCCTAAAGCTCTCAGTTTACCGAATGGGAAAGACATGCAAATTGTTATGTTGACCACGGAATCAAGTCAGGAAATGCAAAAACAGGCCAGGGATGCGGGAGCAAGTGCCTGGATTATTAAGCCATTTAAAAACGATGACCTGATAAACCTGCTTGGAGAACTGCTGGAGGATTAA
- a CDS encoding glutamine--tRNA ligase/YqeY domain fusion protein encodes MSEEKASPVNFIRNIIEEDKKNPDTEKPVYTRFPPEPNGYLHIGHAKSIVLNFGLALDYQGKCNLRMDDTNPSKEEDEFVNSIIEDVKWLGYDWDDRLYFASDYFEKLYEIAVRLIKDNKAFVCELSPEEIREYRGTLTQPGKESPYRNRSIEENLKLFEEMKQGKYAEGTKTLRAKIDMASGNLNMRDPVIYRIMHTEHHRTGEVWKIYPMYDYAHVISDALEGITYSLCTLEFEDHRPLYNWFLENVSGLPGNPRQIEFARLNLTYTVLSKRKLLELVNTKLVNSWDDPRMPTIAGFRRRGYTPRAIRNFCNMIGVAKADNLVDIAMLEFALREDLNKTAMRAMVVTEPLKVVIENFSEDDVVWLDVENNPEDPEAGTRKVPFTKELYIEKGDFMENPPKNYFRLSPGKEVRLMKAFYVTCVGFTKDPITGEVTEVRCTYDPATKGGWSEDGRKVKGTSHWVSARYALNGEIRLYDTLFTRENPDNVEEGKDYKDYINPASLVVIDNAKMEPSLKEAKVGDNFQFLRIGYFCKDKDSSETKPVFNKAVGLQDTWAKLQKKGN; translated from the coding sequence ATGTCAGAAGAGAAAGCAAGTCCAGTTAATTTCATAAGAAATATCATTGAAGAAGATAAGAAGAATCCGGATACAGAAAAGCCCGTCTATACTCGTTTTCCTCCGGAACCCAATGGGTATTTACACATCGGTCATGCAAAGTCTATTGTTTTAAATTTTGGTCTTGCTCTGGATTACCAGGGTAAATGTAATTTGCGAATGGATGATACAAATCCTTCTAAAGAAGAAGATGAATTCGTGAATTCTATTATTGAAGATGTGAAGTGGCTGGGTTATGACTGGGATGATAGACTATATTTTGCTTCTGATTACTTTGAAAAGTTATACGAAATTGCAGTACGACTCATTAAAGATAATAAGGCCTTTGTTTGTGAATTAAGCCCTGAAGAGATCCGAGAATATCGAGGAACTCTTACACAACCCGGAAAAGAAAGTCCCTATCGTAATCGAAGCATTGAAGAAAATTTAAAACTTTTTGAGGAAATGAAACAGGGAAAATATGCAGAAGGAACCAAAACTCTGCGTGCTAAAATAGATATGGCCTCCGGAAATTTGAATATGCGGGATCCTGTAATATATCGAATTATGCACACAGAGCACCATCGAACCGGAGAAGTCTGGAAGATTTATCCTATGTATGATTACGCTCATGTGATTTCTGATGCTCTTGAAGGTATAACCTATTCACTTTGTACTCTGGAATTTGAAGATCACAGACCTCTATATAACTGGTTTTTGGAAAATGTAAGTGGCTTACCCGGTAACCCGAGACAAATTGAATTTGCCAGGTTGAATTTAACTTATACAGTTCTCAGTAAGCGAAAGCTCCTCGAACTGGTAAACACTAAATTGGTGAATTCCTGGGATGATCCCAGAATGCCAACTATTGCAGGTTTTCGTAGGAGAGGATATACTCCGAGAGCTATTCGAAATTTCTGTAACATGATTGGAGTGGCAAAAGCAGACAATCTTGTAGACATTGCTATGTTAGAGTTTGCTCTCAGAGAAGATTTAAATAAAACGGCTATGCGGGCTATGGTGGTTACCGAGCCTTTAAAAGTTGTAATTGAAAATTTCTCTGAAGATGATGTTGTATGGTTGGATGTGGAGAATAATCCGGAAGATCCTGAGGCCGGAACTCGGAAAGTTCCTTTTACAAAAGAGCTTTATATAGAAAAAGGTGACTTTATGGAAAATCCACCTAAAAACTATTTTCGTTTATCGCCCGGAAAAGAGGTTCGTCTTATGAAAGCGTTTTATGTAACCTGTGTGGGTTTTACAAAAGATCCGATTACGGGTGAAGTAACGGAAGTTCGCTGTACTTATGACCCGGCGACAAAAGGAGGCTGGTCTGAAGATGGCAGAAAAGTTAAAGGAACTTCTCACTGGGTATCAGCCAGATATGCTCTCAACGGAGAAATTCGTTTATATGATACTCTTTTTACCAGGGAAAATCCGGATAATGTGGAAGAAGGAAAGGACTATAAAGACTACATCAACCCTGCTTCTCTTGTTGTAATTGACAATGCAAAGATGGAACCTTCTCTAAAGGAAGCAAAAGTTGGGGATAATTTTCAATTTTTACGTATTGGTTATTTTTGTAAAGACAAAGACTCCAGCGAAACTAAACCTGTGTTTAACAAGGCTGTAGGCTTACAGGATACCTGGGCCAAGCTTCAGAAGAAAGGTAATTAG
- a CDS encoding sodium:solute symporter: MNLGWLDFTAILIYLIIVVVVGLRVKTGDKSQKEFFLGGKNLPWYIILFSIIATETSSLTFLSVPAISFGSDLSFLQLALGFIIGRYLVAYFLLPGYRKGEYSSVYEWIGEALGPQTQKSLSTIFIITRLLADGVRLFVTSIPLSLILYSFFKDSLSSVQIGIFSLLIISLFTILYTVYGGFRSVVITDSIQFFIYIGGGLFSFIYILSELSSQYTIAQIFETLKLSGKFQFYRGMGGDFFKTPYYGINAIFGGILISLGSHGVDQLIAQRSLACKTEKESKRALILSGYLVFLQFVLFLGIGLLLFLYYKGEKGIIAGDVFSKYIVERIPSPFAGIILAAILASAMSTLSSSINSLSLAAIVDWKPTFVQKFEESRVLRYASIFWGLVLFASSLIPYLLIENARNELVQLGLKIASFTFGPMIAVFMLIRIEEKNLVNISPRILLSSVFLSLSSAILLNFVFQPDLSFIIPAGILSFFLFFYSGKKIFGSY; this comes from the coding sequence ATGAATTTAGGCTGGCTTGACTTTACAGCAATCCTTATTTATTTAATAATAGTTGTTGTTGTAGGTTTACGGGTAAAAACAGGAGATAAATCTCAAAAAGAATTTTTTTTGGGAGGAAAAAATCTTCCCTGGTATATAATCCTTTTTTCTATCATCGCAACCGAAACATCCAGTCTTACATTTTTAAGCGTTCCGGCTATTTCTTTCGGAAGCGATCTGTCCTTTTTACAATTGGCCCTTGGGTTTATAATCGGACGCTATTTGGTTGCGTATTTTCTACTTCCGGGTTATAGAAAAGGCGAATATTCTTCCGTCTATGAATGGATAGGTGAGGCACTCGGTCCCCAAACCCAAAAATCATTATCCACCATATTTATTATCACGAGACTATTAGCAGATGGAGTCAGACTTTTTGTAACTTCCATTCCTTTGTCCCTCATTCTTTATAGTTTTTTTAAAGACTCTCTTAGCTCGGTGCAAATTGGTATATTCAGTTTATTGATTATTAGCCTTTTTACAATACTCTATACTGTCTACGGAGGGTTTCGATCTGTTGTAATCACTGATTCTATTCAATTTTTTATCTATATAGGAGGCGGACTTTTCTCTTTTATTTATATTTTATCCGAGCTATCTTCACAATATACGATAGCTCAAATATTCGAAACATTAAAACTATCGGGTAAGTTTCAGTTTTATAGGGGAATGGGCGGGGATTTTTTCAAAACTCCTTATTACGGAATTAATGCAATTTTTGGAGGAATCTTAATTTCGCTCGGTTCACACGGTGTAGATCAACTGATAGCACAGAGAAGCCTTGCCTGCAAAACCGAAAAAGAAAGTAAGAGAGCACTAATTCTTTCAGGATACCTGGTGTTTTTACAATTTGTACTTTTTTTGGGAATCGGTCTTCTGCTTTTTTTGTATTATAAAGGAGAAAAAGGAATTATCGCGGGAGATGTGTTTTCAAAATATATTGTAGAAAGAATCCCGAGTCCATTTGCCGGAATCATTCTTGCTGCTATCCTGGCCAGTGCCATGTCTACCTTATCGAGCTCTATTAATTCTCTATCCCTGGCAGCTATAGTAGACTGGAAACCCACATTTGTCCAAAAATTTGAAGAAAGCCGTGTTCTTCGTTATGCAAGTATTTTTTGGGGATTGGTTCTGTTTGCAAGTTCCCTGATTCCTTATCTCCTTATAGAAAACGCCAGAAACGAATTAGTTCAGCTCGGACTTAAAATTGCTTCTTTTACCTTCGGGCCTATGATAGCCGTATTTATGTTAATACGAATCGAGGAGAAAAATCTGGTAAATATTTCTCCCCGCATTTTGCTCAGTTCCGTCTTTCTTTCTTTAAGCTCTGCAATTCTTTTAAACTTTGTTTTCCAGCCGGATCTCAGCTTTATCATTCCTGCCGGAATTCTTTCTTTCTTCCTCTTTTTCTATAGCGGAAAAAAAATATTTGGCTCTTACTAA
- a CDS encoding MBL fold metallo-hydrolase, with the protein MKKFHYLYTGKEHSWGVIAKDPERQNHLIDTNEYVLSNHSELLICDPGGIEIYPSVFSSLSTEFDPQKISYIFSSHQDPDVISSLSLWLDLNPNLRCITSKVWSSFIPHFGGTKETFISIEDKGEIFNFGEIELQLVPAHYLHSSGNFNLYDPIAGIFYSGDIGASLLPESELGESLFVENFDNHIRFAKAFHERWMTSNEAKIKWCERVSKLKIDLLCPQHGLIYSGQDVERFINWFAELRVGIAVDSI; encoded by the coding sequence ATGAAAAAATTTCATTATTTATATACCGGTAAAGAACATAGCTGGGGAGTTATAGCTAAAGACCCGGAAAGACAAAATCATCTTATTGATACAAATGAATACGTACTCAGCAATCATTCAGAATTACTTATCTGTGATCCGGGTGGTATCGAAATATATCCTTCTGTTTTTAGCTCTTTAAGTACTGAATTTGATCCACAAAAGATTTCCTACATTTTTTCTTCTCATCAGGACCCGGATGTCATATCTTCTTTGAGTTTATGGTTAGACCTAAACCCGAATTTACGTTGTATTACGTCAAAAGTTTGGTCAAGTTTTATTCCACACTTTGGAGGAACCAAAGAAACATTTATCAGTATCGAAGATAAAGGAGAAATTTTCAACTTTGGCGAAATTGAGCTTCAACTCGTACCGGCTCACTACCTCCACTCTTCCGGGAACTTTAATCTATATGACCCGATTGCAGGCATTTTTTATTCAGGAGACATCGGTGCCTCCCTACTTCCGGAATCAGAACTTGGAGAAAGTTTATTTGTAGAAAATTTTGACAACCATATTCGTTTTGCAAAAGCTTTTCATGAAAGATGGATGACATCAAATGAAGCAAAAATAAAATGGTGTGAAAGAGTAAGTAAATTGAAAATCGATTTGCTCTGCCCCCAGCATGGTTTAATCTATTCCGGTCAAGACGTGGAACGCTTCATTAACTGGTTTGCCGAATTGCGCGTCGGTATAGCTGTAGACAGTATATGA
- a CDS encoding sulfatase-like hydrolase/transferase: MESKKTKILPWPGLFLIYSIVFLILLFSYRILFVYTYRYRLPEDYFFPLLKAFGAGLRFDLSITFIVLFPFMLLSSIVFLNRFSLYRFLWSTFPAFLLWGAFIHLLADIEYYENANKHLGYEAFIFLGKDIWLLILSVTESKPFISLLFILFSIIYFISILKIFQKLSTALNYRKSKKEIGIFLLIVIPLSVLCIRGGTQTSFIRPSFSIVSDNTFINHIGLNGIFTTFYDFRTESIPNYHRMKLLESYEWVKKEIDYGGAKFISPAYPILRKTIVQKKFEKSPNIILVLLESWPAKYIQVEEGSGFIDGKEVCPEFNQIIKKGRYFKNFFATGGRTSNGLMATLTGLPDSPGLSSLHTQKAMSRFLGLGAVMQLAGYETMFLTGSNLGFENLGVHVKRWGFQEVLDERDIQKLNLYKAGIWGYHDADLYDLVLKKIEKRNSAKPLFSTVLTISTHYPFRSPDEKLDIFGSKVRDHDFLNVLHYADWAIGDFIRKAEKMGRLNDTIFIFLADHTHHRYLNYFEDRNIPFLIYAPSVLEPGLETKIGNQLDVIPTILGLAGLEVVFSALGKDLLYPNTASSAYFAFGNLFGWIEKDLFFAQNISENDKGISFPFTPLSGEPKDLCSKEILRCKEYQYKSRAFLNLTEELLKKNIVAP; the protein is encoded by the coding sequence ATGGAAAGTAAAAAAACAAAAATTCTCCCCTGGCCTGGCCTATTCCTGATCTATAGTATTGTATTCTTGATTCTTTTATTTTCATACAGGATTTTATTTGTATACACCTATCGATATCGCTTGCCTGAGGATTATTTTTTTCCTTTACTAAAAGCTTTCGGAGCGGGTCTCAGGTTTGATCTTTCCATCACGTTTATTGTTCTTTTTCCTTTTATGCTTTTATCTTCGATAGTTTTTTTAAATCGTTTTTCTTTATATCGGTTTTTATGGTCTACCTTTCCGGCCTTTCTTCTATGGGGAGCTTTTATACACCTCCTGGCTGATATTGAATATTACGAAAATGCAAATAAGCATCTGGGCTATGAAGCTTTCATTTTTTTAGGAAAAGATATCTGGTTATTGATTCTTTCGGTAACAGAGAGTAAGCCTTTCATTTCTCTTTTGTTTATATTGTTTTCTATTATATACTTTATTAGTATATTAAAAATCTTTCAAAAACTAAGTACAGCCTTGAATTACCGGAAATCAAAAAAAGAAATCGGAATATTTTTACTCATAGTCATACCTCTGTCAGTTCTCTGCATACGGGGAGGGACACAAACGAGCTTTATTCGACCGAGTTTTTCTATTGTTTCAGATAACACCTTTATCAACCATATTGGTTTAAACGGGATCTTTACTACGTTTTATGACTTTCGTACGGAGAGTATTCCCAATTATCATAGGATGAAGCTTTTGGAGTCTTATGAATGGGTCAAAAAAGAAATCGATTACGGAGGAGCAAAGTTTATTTCTCCTGCCTATCCTATTTTAAGAAAAACTATTGTACAGAAGAAATTTGAAAAGTCACCCAATATTATTCTTGTTCTTCTGGAAAGCTGGCCTGCGAAATATATACAGGTTGAAGAAGGCTCCGGTTTTATAGATGGGAAAGAGGTTTGTCCGGAATTTAATCAAATCATAAAGAAGGGCAGGTATTTTAAAAACTTTTTTGCAACCGGAGGGAGAACCAGTAATGGACTCATGGCTACCCTTACCGGTCTTCCGGACAGTCCGGGTTTAAGTTCTCTGCACACGCAAAAAGCTATGTCCCGCTTTTTGGGACTGGGTGCCGTGATGCAATTAGCCGGTTATGAAACTATGTTCTTAACCGGAAGCAATTTAGGATTTGAGAATCTGGGTGTGCATGTAAAACGCTGGGGGTTTCAGGAGGTTCTGGATGAAAGGGATATTCAGAAATTAAACCTGTACAAAGCGGGAATCTGGGGATACCACGATGCAGATCTGTATGACCTGGTTCTAAAAAAGATTGAGAAACGAAATTCGGCAAAGCCTCTATTTAGTACGGTTTTAACCATCTCTACTCATTACCCCTTTCGTTCCCCCGATGAAAAACTGGATATATTTGGTTCTAAGGTCAGGGATCATGATTTTTTAAATGTGCTGCATTATGCAGATTGGGCTATAGGAGATTTTATACGAAAGGCAGAAAAAATGGGGAGGTTAAACGATACCATTTTTATTTTCCTCGCTGACCATACCCATCATCGGTATTTAAACTATTTTGAAGATAGAAATATTCCCTTTTTAATATATGCTCCTTCTGTATTAGAACCCGGCTTGGAAACAAAGATAGGAAATCAATTGGATGTAATTCCTACCATACTGGGCCTTGCCGGGTTGGAAGTCGTTTTTTCTGCACTCGGAAAAGATCTCCTGTATCCGAATACTGCTTCCTCAGCCTATTTTGCTTTCGGTAATTTATTCGGATGGATCGAAAAAGATTTGTTCTTTGCGCAAAATATATCGGAGAATGATAAGGGAATTAGCTTCCCCTTTACTCCCCTGTCCGGGGAGCCAAAGGATCTCTGTTCTAAAGAAATACTTCGCTGCAAAGAATATCAATATAAATCTCGAGCCTTTTTAAATTTAACAGAAGAACTTCTGAAGAAAAATATAGTAGCTCCTTGA
- a CDS encoding caspase family protein, translating to MKFLFLLIFLFYNTLYSESKEIKELKKELKELKKEVSELRKNRQSSKDTDDKNRITNDVQPVLSDEEYKTKSISSVKTYTIKEKGLKVSSLEGNEGKRYAILVGVNQYKDIAISALEKARNDAKIIGKILQEKGSFDQVFIMTDDIDIRTDTENLYPSKLNIQQKVESLLRNSNENDLIVFFFSGHGISDYEENAYLVTVDTVYDRKFDTALKVEWLVDELKKYRIKKSLLILDACRERLYSSKSLGRDSLKEKYYSEAELGATFYSTKSGYYSYEDDETDFGVFTKYLVYGMEGKADVNSDGVVTFTEIEMYVQTAVREWSLKKNKFQKPYTKINGEKNGDLALTISDKVPQVGESLADKRVKTPSKIGYVWRSSLFPGWGQISSGATYRGIGYSLFFLGSAGLYASSNSAFKSAQSQYNSTPVLFSGDLFLPSYMLLRQNRSSLQKAESSTQSAYMLLIGFWLWNIFDSAFLTDAPVETNIFSTYNYPLPSDMYMMDKYSKLNSIYEFKNSIIFTKRF from the coding sequence ATGAAATTTTTATTTTTACTAATATTCTTATTCTATAATACTTTATATTCAGAATCTAAAGAAATTAAAGAATTGAAAAAAGAACTAAAAGAGTTAAAAAAAGAAGTGTCAGAGCTACGTAAAAATCGACAAAGTTCTAAAGACACGGATGATAAAAATAGAATAACTAATGATGTTCAACCTGTCCTTTCAGATGAAGAGTATAAAACTAAATCAATCTCATCAGTAAAAACTTATACAATAAAAGAGAAAGGTTTAAAAGTTAGTTCTTTAGAGGGAAATGAAGGAAAGCGTTATGCAATTTTAGTTGGTGTGAATCAATACAAAGATATTGCAATTAGCGCATTAGAAAAAGCCAGAAATGATGCAAAGATTATTGGAAAAATTCTTCAGGAGAAAGGAAGTTTTGACCAGGTCTTTATTATGACAGACGACATAGACATACGGACAGACACTGAAAACTTATATCCAAGTAAACTGAATATACAACAAAAAGTAGAAAGTCTTTTAAGGAATTCCAATGAAAACGATCTCATTGTATTTTTCTTTTCCGGTCATGGAATTTCCGATTATGAAGAAAACGCGTATTTAGTAACCGTAGATACAGTATATGATAGAAAATTTGATACAGCTCTTAAAGTAGAATGGTTGGTTGACGAGTTAAAAAAATACAGAATAAAAAAATCCTTACTCATCTTAGATGCTTGCAGGGAAAGACTATATTCCAGTAAAAGTTTGGGTAGAGATAGCTTAAAAGAGAAATACTACTCTGAAGCGGAATTAGGTGCAACATTCTATTCAACAAAATCCGGATATTACAGCTATGAAGACGACGAAACAGACTTCGGTGTATTCACTAAATATCTGGTGTATGGAATGGAAGGAAAAGCAGATGTTAATTCGGATGGAGTAGTTACTTTTACAGAAATAGAAATGTACGTTCAAACTGCTGTTAGAGAATGGTCGCTAAAAAAGAATAAATTCCAAAAACCCTATACCAAGATCAATGGAGAAAAGAATGGAGATCTGGCACTCACTATTTCCGACAAAGTTCCACAAGTAGGAGAAAGTCTGGCAGATAAAAGGGTAAAGACACCATCCAAGATAGGCTATGTATGGAGGTCTTCTTTATTCCCGGGTTGGGGACAAATATCCAGCGGTGCTACTTATAGAGGTATAGGATATTCTTTGTTTTTCTTGGGTTCGGCAGGTTTATATGCCAGTTCCAATTCAGCATTCAAAAGTGCGCAAAGTCAATACAACTCTACACCTGTCTTATTTTCAGGAGACTTATTCTTACCTTCTTATATGCTTCTCAGACAGAATAGAAGTTCTTTGCAAAAAGCAGAGTCAAGTACCCAGAGTGCTTATATGTTACTAATTGGTTTTTGGCTATGGAATATATTTGATTCTGCTTTTTTAACAGATGCTCCAGTAGAAACAAATATTTTCTCTACCTATAATTACCCTTTACCTAGCGATATGTATATGATGGATAAATATTCAAAATTGAATAGTATTTATGAGTTCAAAAATTCCATTATTTTTACGAAGAGATTTTAA
- a CDS encoding response regulator transcription factor, translated as MSYNIGAVCQDVCYLEKISATIQEMKECKNFFFWTSAKEFWRSGKTKRLDLLVIDSNLSDISGYELTRVIKIRNPEQKIILIGDKLADTEIDKVLRSGAVGYILKSDSSNLKQMMIDVIKGGGTLSPSLTEQILNFLNKPAIPAKTIPELSKREMEIVLELIKGHNSKEISQIFGTSEQTIRKQFTSIYRKLKVNSQAELLKKLRELNF; from the coding sequence ATGTCCTATAACATCGGTGCAGTGTGCCAGGATGTATGTTATTTAGAAAAAATTTCTGCTACTATTCAGGAAATGAAGGAGTGTAAGAATTTTTTTTTCTGGACATCGGCTAAAGAGTTCTGGAGATCCGGCAAAACAAAGCGTTTAGATCTTCTTGTTATCGATTCGAATCTTTCTGATATATCGGGATATGAACTTACCCGAGTCATCAAAATCCGAAATCCCGAACAAAAAATCATCCTCATCGGTGATAAATTAGCAGATACTGAAATAGATAAAGTTCTCCGCTCCGGGGCTGTAGGCTACATTTTAAAATCAGATAGTTCCAATTTAAAACAAATGATGATAGACGTCATTAAGGGAGGAGGAACTCTGTCTCCCTCTCTTACCGAGCAAATTTTAAATTTCTTAAACAAACCAGCAATTCCAGCAAAAACGATTCCCGAACTCAGTAAAAGAGAAATGGAAATTGTCCTTGAGCTAATTAAAGGCCATAATTCGAAAGAGATTAGCCAGATTTTCGGAACCTCGGAACAAACCATTAGGAAACAATTCACTTCTATTTATAGAAAACTCAAAGTCAACAGTCAAGCAGAACTACTCAAAAAACTACGAGAACTAAATTTTTAA